The genomic window GAGATCTACCCGAAGCTGGCCGACATCAAGCCGCTCGCCCGCCTGCTCGGCCTGCCGTACTTCCCGGTGACGCCGATGTTCCCGCACCTGGGCCCGCTCGGCGCTGTGCCGCTGCCCTCGAAGTGGTACATCGAATTCGGCAAGCCCATCGCCACCACGGCCTACGAGCCGGAGGCCGCCGACGATCCCATGACGATGTTCGAGGTCACCGACCAGGTCCGCGAGACCATCCAGCAGACGCTCTACAAGCTGCTCACCAAGCGCCGCAACCCGTTCACGGGGTGAGGAGAGGGCGCGGGCCTAGTGCTCGCGCCTCCGGGTGACCGCCGCGGCCACCGCTCCACCCGCAGCGCCGAGCGCGAGCGCCGTCGGCACGCCGATCTTGGCCGCCTTGCGTCCGGTGCGGAAGTCGCGGATCTCCCAGCCGCGGTTCTTGGCGACCTCGCGTAGGTCCGAGTCGGGGTTGATCGCGACCGCCGTGCCGACCAGCGAGAGCATCGGCACGTCGTTGTGGCTGTCGGAGTACGCGGTACAGCGCTTCAGGTTCAGGCCCTCGCGGACGGCGAGCGTGCGCACCGCGTGCGCCTTACCGAGCCCGTGCAGGATGTCGCCGACCAGGCGTCCGGTGAACTTCCCGTCGACGCTCTCCGCCACGGTCCCCAGCGCGCCGGTCAGGCCGAGCCGCTTGGCGATCACCTGGGCGAGTTCCACCGGCGTCGCCGTGACCAGCCAGACCTGCTGGCCCGCGTCCAGGTGCATCTGCGCCAGCGCCCTGGTGCCCGGCCAGATCTTGTCGGCGATGATCTCGTCGTAGATCTCCTCGCCGAGCGCGGCCAGCTCGGAGGTCGGGCGGCCCGCGATGAACGAGAGCGCCTTCTCCTTGCCGGAGGCCATGTCGGTGCTGCTCTCCTTGCCGGTGACGC from Nocardia bhagyanarayanae includes these protein-coding regions:
- a CDS encoding HAD family hydrolase, producing MGPLGQGLQDQLARISRSPFGPTEEEVRANLAGEASADAALSLHESELAAAEPTGPEVPRDLTAAAFFDVDNTMVQGASIVHFARGLAARKYFKTSDLVDVAWKQVKFRVTGKESSTDMASGKEKALSFIAGRPTSELAALGEEIYDEIIADKIWPGTRALAQMHLDAGQQVWLVTATPVELAQVIAKRLGLTGALGTVAESVDGKFTGRLVGDILHGLGKAHAVRTLAVREGLNLKRCTAYSDSHNDVPMLSLVGTAVAINPDSDLREVAKNRGWEIRDFRTGRKAAKIGVPTALALGAAGGAVAAAVTRRREH